In Litoribacterium kuwaitense, one genomic interval encodes:
- the xylA gene encoding xylose isomerase encodes MAYFKHAKIGYEGPGSNNPMAFRHYQPEQKIGHQTMEEHLRFSMAYWHTLTFDGSDPFGRGNMLRPWDHFTGIDLAKARLEAAFELLEILNIPFFCFHDIDIAPEGDSLATFFKNVDTIVDEMKGYMNSSGKKLLWNTANMFTNPRYVHGAATTNHADVFATAAAQVKHGLDIAKELNGENYVFWGGREGYETLLNTDVALELDNLAKFLHMAADYAEKIGFTGQLLIEPKPKEPTTHQYDTDVATTVSFLRQYHLQDRFRLNLEANHATLAGHTFEHELRLARIQGMLGSVDANQGDTLVGWDTDEFPTDIYSVTLAMYEILKNGGLKQGGLNFDAKVRRGSYHAEDLITAHVAGMDTFAWGLKAANALIEQRVLDSVLEERYETFSTGVGKDIVAGKATLESLHDYALTLGEIENQSGRQESLKAKIQDVIYSVR; translated from the coding sequence ATGGCATATTTTAAACACGCAAAGATAGGCTATGAGGGACCGGGTTCAAACAATCCGATGGCGTTTAGACATTATCAACCGGAACAAAAAATCGGTCATCAGACGATGGAAGAGCATTTACGGTTTTCGATGGCTTATTGGCACACATTGACGTTTGATGGCAGTGACCCGTTCGGTCGTGGCAATATGCTTCGCCCTTGGGATCATTTTACAGGTATCGATCTTGCGAAAGCCAGACTTGAAGCAGCATTTGAATTACTTGAGATTTTAAACATTCCATTTTTCTGTTTCCACGATATTGACATTGCGCCTGAAGGTGATTCGCTCGCGACGTTTTTTAAGAATGTGGACACGATCGTCGATGAAATGAAAGGTTACATGAACTCGTCTGGAAAAAAATTGCTTTGGAATACAGCGAACATGTTTACAAATCCACGTTATGTGCATGGAGCCGCAACAACGAATCATGCCGATGTTTTTGCGACGGCAGCTGCTCAAGTGAAACACGGGCTCGACATTGCAAAAGAATTGAATGGGGAAAACTACGTATTTTGGGGCGGGCGTGAAGGATATGAAACGTTACTGAATACAGATGTTGCTCTTGAACTGGATAATCTGGCCAAGTTTTTACATATGGCAGCAGATTATGCCGAAAAGATTGGTTTTACGGGTCAGCTCCTGATCGAACCAAAGCCGAAAGAGCCGACAACACACCAGTACGATACAGATGTCGCGACGACAGTATCATTTTTACGACAGTATCATTTACAAGACCGCTTTCGTTTAAATCTTGAAGCCAATCATGCAACTTTGGCAGGGCATACGTTTGAGCACGAGCTGCGCCTCGCCCGTATTCAAGGCATGCTTGGTTCTGTTGATGCAAATCAGGGGGATACGCTAGTCGGTTGGGATACCGATGAATTTCCGACAGACATATACTCTGTCACACTCGCTATGTATGAAATTTTGAAAAACGGAGGTTTAAAACAAGGCGGCTTGAATTTTGATGCTAAGGTGCGACGAGGATCTTATCATGCCGAAGACTTAATCACAGCGCACGTTGCTGGCATGGATACGTTTGCTTGGGGGTTAAAGGCGGCAAACGCGTTAATCGAACAGCGAGTGCTTGATTCTGTGTTGGAGGAGCGATATGAGACGTTCTCTACAGGCGTTGGAAAAGACATCGTTGCCGGAAAAGCGACTTTAGAGTCTTTGCATGATTATGCGTTGACACTCGGAGAGATCGAAAATCAATCAGGACGACAGGAGTCATTAAAAGCAAAAATTCAAGACGTTATATATTCAGTACGATAA
- a CDS encoding LacI family DNA-binding transcriptional regulator encodes MRVTVNDVAKKAGVSRTTVSRVVTGSGPVSEKTRKKVTEALESMGYIPNLIARGLKTTTQFIGVISHDLRNPYFIEVMAGIEKVLRSAGRTMVHVNSNDDLDLEERNLFQLLSTQVEGVLLLSNLAQEGNPMIEMAKKQVPMVVVEGHIQGVPAVNTDNELGTNLALNHLWEKGHRHIGYCSLNNDIYAWRSRFEAYQSFMEARQAYNEKHVFIGNDFISQMEVSYHDGTLPQALFAMNDSNALTVYQWCKEKGLSIPDDLSIVGFDNLPVSSIVNPELTTIAQPVLDIGELAATTLLELLEGKNSDGEQDQVIKISPILQERSSVKQL; translated from the coding sequence ATGAGAGTAACTGTTAACGACGTTGCTAAAAAGGCGGGAGTATCTCGCACAACCGTTTCTCGCGTCGTCACAGGGAGCGGACCTGTCAGTGAAAAAACCCGCAAGAAGGTGACAGAAGCTCTTGAGTCTATGGGCTACATTCCTAATTTAATCGCTCGAGGGTTAAAAACGACAACCCAATTTATCGGCGTAATTTCTCATGATTTACGAAATCCATACTTTATCGAGGTGATGGCAGGGATTGAAAAAGTGTTGCGCAGCGCCGGTCGTACCATGGTTCATGTCAACTCAAATGATGACCTTGATTTAGAGGAGCGAAACTTATTTCAGCTATTGTCTACTCAAGTAGAAGGAGTGCTTCTCTTAAGTAACTTAGCTCAAGAAGGAAACCCGATGATCGAGATGGCAAAAAAACAAGTCCCAATGGTCGTCGTCGAAGGTCATATTCAAGGGGTTCCAGCTGTGAATACTGACAATGAGCTCGGTACCAATCTAGCACTGAACCATCTTTGGGAAAAAGGTCATCGACACATCGGCTATTGCAGTCTGAACAATGACATCTACGCATGGAGGTCAAGGTTTGAGGCTTATCAGTCGTTTATGGAGGCGAGGCAAGCCTACAATGAAAAACATGTATTTATCGGAAACGATTTTATTTCACAGATGGAAGTGAGTTACCACGATGGAACTTTGCCACAAGCTCTATTTGCTATGAACGATAGCAACGCACTGACGGTCTATCAATGGTGTAAAGAAAAGGGATTGTCTATTCCTGATGATTTATCTATCGTTGGCTTCGATAATTTGCCGGTCTCATCTATTGTTAACCCTGAGCTGACAACCATTGCGCAGCCAGTGCTCGACATTGGTGAACTTGCGGCCACGACGCTATTAGAATTATTAGAAGGAAAAAATTCGGACGGTGAACAGGATCAGGTGATTAAAATCTCGCCGATTTTGCAGGAACGATCCAGTGTGAAACAACTTTAA
- a CDS encoding sugar phosphate isomerase/epimerase family protein: MNFDIGMRLSPHIGELGIEKTAEWAASVGIDVLDLPDLNADIRASLDKAGVRPGSIDGKYLLGSSPFLARDEKAIEKALVELDKDFKRFNENGAQVIFMCLMPPDANQSRKESFEAFQASFPEVVRLAEKHDVYLAMEGYPGPAPTYPTLGCTPETMRAMFEAVPSEHFGLNYDPSHLVRLGIDYLRVLEEFKERIVYCHGKDTELLPEETYLHGHLPATFGPSYDFSEGSWRYTIPGEGSIAWDRVAVRLEKAGYTGPISIELEDHRYWGTLEKEMQGIKKSRDHLAAIFK; the protein is encoded by the coding sequence ATGAACTTTGATATTGGTATGCGACTCTCTCCGCATATTGGGGAATTAGGGATTGAAAAAACGGCAGAGTGGGCGGCATCGGTCGGAATCGACGTCTTAGATCTTCCGGATTTAAATGCTGACATTAGAGCTTCGTTAGATAAAGCTGGCGTTCGGCCAGGGTCTATTGACGGTAAGTATTTGCTCGGCTCAAGCCCTTTTTTAGCCCGAGATGAAAAAGCGATTGAAAAAGCCCTCGTTGAGTTAGATAAAGATTTTAAAAGATTTAACGAAAATGGGGCACAGGTTATTTTCATGTGCCTTATGCCACCGGATGCTAATCAATCTAGAAAAGAAAGCTTCGAAGCGTTTCAAGCGTCCTTCCCAGAAGTCGTTCGTTTAGCGGAAAAGCACGATGTTTATCTGGCAATGGAAGGCTATCCTGGACCAGCTCCGACATACCCGACGCTCGGCTGCACACCGGAAACGATGCGCGCGATGTTTGAAGCGGTTCCATCAGAGCACTTTGGCTTAAATTATGATCCTTCCCACCTCGTTCGCCTCGGTATCGATTACCTGCGCGTGTTAGAGGAATTTAAAGAGCGAATAGTTTATTGTCACGGCAAAGATACGGAGCTGCTACCAGAAGAAACATATTTACATGGGCATTTGCCAGCAACTTTTGGTCCTTCCTACGATTTTTCCGAAGGCTCTTGGCGATATACGATTCCAGGGGAAGGCTCAATTGCATGGGATCGTGTGGCTGTTCGTCTTGAAAAGGCAGGATACACAGGTCCGATCAGCATTGAACTGGAAGATCATCGTTATTGGGGAACGCTTGAAAAGGAAATGCAAGGTATTAAAAAATCACGCGATCACCTAGCGGCTATTTTTAAATAA
- a CDS encoding Gfo/Idh/MocA family protein, whose protein sequence is MTIRLGVAGTGGISHLHFQQLSELDTVKVTALCDPNEENRMKVIKRFPELSEAVTFDRYEDMLKAQVVDAVLICSPHTLHFSQAMQALQYDCHVMLEKPMTCSSKEAAALIAEAEQKQKVLQVSYQRHFMPVFQYIKTALSDGTIGALTSVSASLYQGWRDGSAGTWRQNPALSGGGMLMDSGSHLIDALLWTTGMTPESIQGHISKQGAPVEIDTQVSIRFTEGPLANLTVIGHAPTWEERFMFCGEQGAITLNDGKVRLCYPGQEPITPDLPVQTTNADKSFIDAILGKHEVVVPGTFAEKVVRLTEDIYAHTGYEPIKA, encoded by the coding sequence ATGACCATTCGATTGGGCGTTGCAGGCACAGGAGGCATTTCACATTTGCATTTTCAACAGCTGTCTGAATTAGATACTGTGAAGGTTACAGCGCTATGTGATCCAAATGAAGAGAACCGAATGAAAGTGATCAAGCGTTTTCCAGAGCTTTCAGAAGCAGTTACTTTTGATCGTTATGAAGATATGCTTAAGGCGCAAGTCGTTGATGCTGTCCTGATCTGTTCGCCACATACGCTTCATTTTTCTCAGGCGATGCAGGCTTTACAATATGATTGTCATGTCATGCTTGAAAAGCCGATGACGTGCTCTTCGAAAGAAGCCGCGGCATTAATTGCCGAAGCTGAACAAAAACAAAAAGTATTGCAAGTATCCTATCAGCGTCATTTTATGCCAGTCTTTCAATATATTAAAACGGCTCTTTCGGACGGAACGATTGGTGCGTTAACGTCAGTATCGGCGTCGCTTTATCAAGGCTGGCGTGACGGAAGCGCCGGCACATGGCGTCAAAACCCTGCTTTGTCAGGCGGTGGCATGTTAATGGATTCAGGAAGTCATCTGATCGATGCCCTTCTCTGGACGACCGGGATGACGCCGGAATCCATTCAAGGCCATATCAGCAAACAAGGAGCGCCTGTAGAAATAGATACGCAAGTGTCGATCCGTTTCACAGAAGGCCCGCTGGCAAATCTTACAGTTATCGGTCATGCACCGACGTGGGAAGAGCGATTTATGTTCTGTGGGGAGCAGGGGGCGATTACGCTGAATGATGGTAAAGTCCGTCTGTGCTACCCGGGTCAGGAGCCGATTACTCCTGATTTGCCAGTGCAAACGACAAATGCGGACAAAAGCTTTATTGATGCCATATTAGGCAAGCATGAAGTCGTCGTCCCAGGTACGTTTGCAGAAAAGGTTGTGCGACTGACAGAAGATATTTATGCTCATACAGGATATGAGCCAATTAAAGCGTAA